A genomic stretch from Bos mutus isolate GX-2022 chromosome 4, NWIPB_WYAK_1.1, whole genome shotgun sequence includes:
- the ZNF804B gene encoding zinc finger protein 804B, which yields MACYLVISSRHLSNGHYRGIKGVFRGPLCKNGSPSPDFPEKEKSTAKALEDVKANFYCELCDKQYHKHQEFDNHINSYDHAHKQRLKELKQREFARNVASKSWKDEKKQEKALKRLHQLAELRQQSECVSENGPAYKASKVPIEKQLQQGIFPVKNGRKVSCMKNALLLKGKNLSRSVADKQRSTTANRHQLQTDRRRLFGNRVPQTSSDLSNANQRTGVSFSFSKKVHLKLESSASVFSENTEETHDCNKSPIYKTKSAEKCMCCRFANEDTHLTKEKDINISSNHLESILHNTLPINSQILQDKNDFVDEMLENSIGIHASFSKSNIHLSDVDFTPSSRAKETRNTLKNTSENHISHSCQANVSSSPTNIYKHSDARVFGCLGEISSIEPSEQNSSVHLNPNSRKQKREKSLDKTERVSRNAQSFIREAYPHDVKSKALPFLHVKSKDGHTTLQWPTELLLFTKTEPCISYGCNPLYFDFKLSRNTKDGRDPEDLKTELQKEASEMKTTMENQVSGLIKDQQKLIQEDNQSLKPKMKIANPDWENFQRKYNLGGNNSESSMSERNFSASDLEMKNPEVPAYLDISLKNCVGNNKNGGNELQEPSRAHWQSCQRVILNDANKGLSFSPCTSRTKKHKLISCDPHLDVEEVNQFTWKSSPYTIRDHSDHGKDFSVILNSNCISTTSGVSGCGRASYKISSPKVSLNRCSSPSDTSHVSTSSLRSSHSNYGSSGHDRGNLLYFCKREHNSVERHKRKRRKHSCFCLSEELAKSDCPQSETERGRSCKLWESIKNEKYSKHAYGYCREKHKLGKNQQFSGQKSKRITQCDFSSQVFCAGNSENPPNCQGPQHSRLGSHSREKMYYLNKSKMNQQSLDSPHICDLGKVKPMQCNSGNISYLLRNCSRSPSDTTELNPIEGERTSLTAKSLLERVQAKKCQEQSIQFEISSNSCKNESETLSQIQCVIPFTPPGCNRPSLPLPEKTPNKGRRRKDKGSAMQRTIDKNKVKSSPTNDFTVLVGTDCDNHFSKGIIHVVAESHSPNMKKNPTTKEQPKSLINEVQPSIQSCDPVPNGFPGAFPSNRYSGITDSMETKENDMNLDLQDGSMQMNQIEGNINSYYDRTMQKHDKVADDLEVCHKSLSPPLIQQPITYSPDEIDKYKLLQLQAQQHMQKQLLSKHLRVLPAAGPTAFSSASTVQTVPGHQQASITTIHHTFLQHIVSASINAHSSHLPIAHLHPLSQPRFNPFTFSPLTPTIIPAHPTFLAGHPLHLVTTAPFHPSHITFQPLPPAAFIPTLFGPHFNPATTSIIHLNPLIQPVFQGQDLCHHSCSSQMQPLNGVKEALNVSARLN from the exons AGACTGAAAGAATTAAAGCAACGTGAATTTGCTCGAAATGTAGCTTCCAAGTCatggaaagatgaaaagaaacaagaaaaagcacTTAAGCGACTTCATCAGCTGGCTGAGTTAAGGCAACAGTCTGAATG TGTTTCTGAAAATGGACCAGCATACAAAGCCTCCAAAGTACCTATAGAAAAACAACTTCAGCAAGGAATTTTCCCAGTTAAGAATGGCAGAAAGGTATCATGCATGAAGAATGCTCTTCTCCTTAAAGGAAAAAATCTCTCCAGAAGCGTTGCCGATAAGCAGCGGTCCACCACAGCAAATCGACACCAGTTGCAAACAGACCGACGTCGTTTGTTTGGAAATAGGGTACCACAAACATCCTCAGATCTCAGCAATGCAAATCAAAGGACGGgagtgtcattttctttttccaaaaaagtGCATCTAAAATTAgaatcttcagcatcagttttcagTGAGAACACAGAAGAAACCCACGATTGTAACAAGTCACCCATCTATAAGACAAAATCTGCAGAGAAATGCATGTGTTGCAGGTTTGCAAATGAAGATACACATCTCACTAaggaaaaagatataaacatctcatCAAACCATCTGGAAAGTATTTTACACAATACCCTCCCCATAAACTCTCAAATTTTGCAAGACAAGAATGACTTTGTTGATGAAATGCTGGAAAATTCGATTGGCATTCATGCTTCATTCAGTAAATCTAACATTCATCTTTCAGATGTGGATTTTACTCCTTcaagcagagcaaaggaaaccagaaataCATTGAAGAACACTTCAGAAAACCACATTAGTCACTCATGCCAAGCCAATGTTTCCTCTAGCCCAACAAACATTTACAAGCATAGTGATGCCAGGGTGTTTGGATGTCTGGGTGAGATTTCATCAATAGAGCCAAGCGAACAAAACAGTTCAGTTCATCTGAATCCCAactccagaaaacagaagagagaaaaatcattaGATAAAACAGAAAGAGTTAGCAGAAATGCACAAAGTTTTATAAGAGAAGCATATCCCCATGATGTGAAGTCCAAAGCATTGCCTTTTCTCCACGTAAAAAGCAAGGATGGCCATACCACTCTCCAATGGCCAACAGAACTTCTTCTCTTTACAAAAACAGAGCCCTGTATCTCTTATGGCTGCAACCcattatattttgattttaagcTTTCTCGAAACACAAAGGATGGCCGTGATCCAGaggatttaaaaacagaattgcaGAAAGAGGCCTCAGAAATGAAGACTACAATGGAGAATCAAGTCTCAGGTTTAATTAAAGACCAACAAAAATTGATCCAAGAAGATAATCAGTCTCTGAAACCAAAGATGAAGATAGCTAATCCAGATTGGGAAAATTTCCAGAGGAAATATAATTTGGGCGGCAACAATTCTGAGTCCAGTATGAGTGAACGCAATTTTAGTGCAAGCgatttggaaatgaaaaatcCTGAAGTGCCTGCTTACCTTGATATCTCTCTAAAGAATTGTGtaggaaacaataaaaatggtGGTAATGAACTTCAAGAACCTTCAAGGGCCCATTGGCAAAGCTGTCAAAGGGTAATTTTAAATGATGCAAATAAGGGCCTATCTTTTTCTCCTTGCACCTCTAGGACGAAAAAACATAAACTGATTTCTTGTGATCCTCATCTGGATGTTGAAGAAGTGAATCAGTTCACCTGGAAGTCTAGTCCTTACACAATAAGGGATCACAGTGACCATGGGAAGGATTTCAGTGTAATTTTGAATAGTAACTGCATCAGTACGACCAGCGGGGTTTCTGGATGTGGAAGAGCAAGTTACAAGATAAGTTCTCCGAAGGTGTCTCTGAATAGATGTTCTAGCCCTTCAGACACATCCCATGTCAGTACATCCAGCTTGAGAAGTTCTCATTCCAATTATGGGTCCAGTGGACATGATAGAGGTAATTTGCTCTACTTTTGCAAGCGAGAGCATAACTCAGTTGAAAGACACAAACGGAAACGCCGAAAGCACAGCTGTTTCTGCTTGTCTGAGGAGCTAGCAAAGAGTGACTGCCCACAGTCTGAAACCGAGAGAGGCAGGAGCTGCAAATTGTGGGAATCAATTAAAAACGAAAAGTATTCAAAACATGCTTATGGTTATTGCAGAGAAAAACATAAACTGGGCAAAAATCAACAATTTTCAGggcaaaaatccaaaagaatcacCCAGTGTGATTTTAGCTCACAGGTTTTTTGTGCTGGAAACAGTGAAAATCCACCTAATTGCCAGGGACCTCAGCACAGCAGATTGGGCTCTCACTCAAGAGAGAAAATGTATtacttaaataaaagtaaaatgaatcaaCAGTCTTTGGACAGCCCTCATATTTGTGATCTGGGAAAAGTAAAACCCATGCAATGTAACTCCGGGAATATCAGCTACCTTCTAAGGAACTGTTCAAGAAGTCCTTCAGATACCACAGAGTTGAACCCTATAGAAGGAGAGAGGACCTCCCTGACAGCCAAAAGCCTTTTAGAAAGAGTACAAGCCAAGAAATGTCAGGAACAATCAATTCAGTTTGAGATCTCATCAAACAGCTGTAAAAATGAATCAGAGACTCTTTCACAAATCCAATGTGTAATTCCATTTACGCCACCAGGCTGTAACAGACCTTCATTGCCTTTGCCTGAAAAAACACCAaacaaaggcagaagaagaaaggataaagGCAGTGCGATGCAAAGAACTATTgataaaaacaaagtcaaaagttCCCCAACAAATGATTTTACTGTTTTAGTGGGCACtgattgtgataatcatttttcTAAAGGTATAATTCATGTAGTAGCAGAATCTCACTCACCAAACATGAAAAAGAACCCAACAACAAAAGAACAACCAAAATCATTAATTAATGAAGTCCAACCTTCTATTCAAAGCTGTGACCCAGTACCAAATGGTTTCCCTGGTGCTTTTCCATCTAACAGATATAGTGgtattactgattcaatggagaCCAAAGAGAACGATATGAATCTAGACTTACAGGATGGAAGCATGCAAATGAATCAGATAGAGGGGAATATAAACTCTTACTATGACAGAACTATGCAGAAGCATGACAAAGTAGCAGATGACTTAGAAGTGTGTCAtaaatctctctctcctccattaATTCAACAGCCTATAACATATTCTCCTgatgaaatagataaatataaGCTCCTACAGCTACAAGCCCAGCAGCATATGCAGAAACAGCTCCTATCAAAGCATCTTCGAGTTTTGCCTGCTGCAGGGCCCACCGCTTTTTCTTCGGCCTCCACTGTACAGACAGTTCCAGGTCACCAGCAGGCTTCTATAACCACCATCCACCACACATTCCTGCAGCATATTGTTTCTGCTTCCATAAATGCCCATAGCAGTCATCTTCCTATAGCTCATCTACATCCTCTTTCCCAGCCACGTTTTAATCCATTCACATTTTCACCTTTGACCCCAACCATCATCCCTGCACACCCCACTTTCTTAGCAGGTCATCCCCTGCATTTAGTCACCACTGCTCCCTTCCACCCATCTCACATAACATTTCAGCCCTTGCCCCCTGCAGCATTTATCCCCACCTTGTTTGGCCCTCACTTCAACCCAGCTACAACTTCTATCATCCACTTGAATCCTCTAATTCAACCAGTGTTTCAAGGTCAAGATCTTTGCCATCATTCTTGCTCCAGTCAGATGCAACCATTAAATGGAGTGAAAGAGGCCTTAAATGTGTCAGCTCGCTTGAACTAA